A window of the Isosphaera pallida ATCC 43644 genome harbors these coding sequences:
- a CDS encoding zinc ribbon domain-containing protein: MSLPAPTRRLGGEWPPTPIGRGGPPTPARTSSPSPSRIGTLAMSLAAPSPAPPSDPVIFPPTNLAELHALHQRAQAVRDQLESGPKLKTARQALLARAQADLETAKQNLQREKLQQMQHETQLKTLQSRSDDLRVKLNTVKKNDEYNAILKDLHTNQTAIRQEEEAILEQMAKVETLTAEVARLESELAAKTRDYNEFVAQLETRLASQRTLLKRLEAALTQGESIVPESGRETYRRAIQRRGADAMAAVDNMVCTGCYVQITQQSFNDLHLPDLLVTCKSCSRILYFPTALENLLKRDEEVRPRKRRGKAATNSSD, from the coding sequence GTGTCTCTGCCCGCTCCGACGCGACGGTTGGGCGGAGAGTGGCCGCCCACCCCGATCGGTCGGGGTGGGCCGCCCACCCCCGCCCGCACCTCATCCCCTTCCCCGTCGCGTATCGGAACCCTCGCTATGAGCCTCGCCGCACCCTCGCCGGCTCCCCCATCCGACCCGGTGATCTTCCCCCCCACCAACCTGGCCGAACTGCACGCCCTGCACCAACGCGCTCAGGCGGTACGCGACCAGCTGGAGTCGGGGCCCAAACTCAAGACCGCCCGCCAAGCGCTCTTGGCCCGCGCCCAGGCCGACCTTGAAACGGCCAAGCAGAACCTTCAGCGCGAAAAACTGCAACAGATGCAGCACGAAACCCAACTCAAAACCCTCCAATCCCGATCCGATGACCTGCGGGTCAAGCTCAACACCGTCAAAAAGAACGACGAATACAACGCCATTCTCAAAGACCTGCACACCAACCAAACCGCGATCCGCCAGGAAGAGGAAGCCATCCTGGAACAAATGGCCAAGGTCGAAACCCTTACCGCCGAGGTGGCCCGCCTGGAGTCGGAACTTGCGGCCAAGACCCGCGACTACAACGAGTTCGTAGCCCAACTGGAAACCCGCCTCGCGTCCCAACGCACGCTTCTGAAACGGCTCGAGGCAGCGTTGACCCAGGGCGAGTCGATCGTTCCCGAATCAGGCCGTGAAACCTACCGTCGCGCCATCCAACGCCGCGGTGCCGACGCAATGGCGGCGGTGGATAACATGGTCTGCACCGGCTGCTACGTCCAGATCACCCAGCAATCGTTCAACGACCTGCATCTTCCCGACCTGCTCGTCACGTGTAAATCGTGCAGCCGCATCCTCTATTTTCCCACGGCGTTGGAAAATCTGTTGAAACGCGACGAAGAGGTACGTCCCCGCAAGCGTCGCGGCAAGGCTGCCACCAACTCATCCGATTGA
- a CDS encoding DUF502 domain-containing protein, giving the protein MTTESPGSPESPLHSSSPTSLNASSHSAPPHPTTSLETTPPIPSPSEAASSFLWAIWEVFRPFSQRVLSGLVLALPLVLTLAAMSLLYRFIRYQALEPLAFFIAELRDTREELANLPDWWVFYVAPLIALAVLILTLYLLGLVLQTRLYAAIEWIVLRLPLVRPTYRAMRALVSSLDQLKTTPRSNRVVLVPFPHPGMKSPALVTRVLTDQPTGERILCVCILTGVMPPAGFTLLIPERDATDTNLTLQDTVQAIVSGGITLPETVIYHGPRTRSEPLAAKPTDRRT; this is encoded by the coding sequence ATGACCACTGAGTCACCTGGTTCGCCCGAGTCCCCTCTTCATTCATCCTCTCCAACCTCTCTGAACGCCTCGTCCCATTCTGCTCCCCCCCACCCGACCACCTCGTTGGAGACCACCCCCCCAATTCCTTCGCCGAGCGAAGCCGCCTCCAGTTTCCTTTGGGCCATCTGGGAGGTGTTCAGACCGTTCTCTCAACGGGTTTTGTCGGGTCTGGTGTTGGCCCTGCCGCTGGTGTTGACCTTGGCGGCGATGTCGCTGCTGTATCGGTTCATTCGTTACCAGGCGCTAGAGCCGCTGGCCTTTTTCATCGCCGAACTGCGTGACACCCGCGAAGAGTTGGCGAATTTGCCCGATTGGTGGGTGTTCTACGTGGCCCCCTTGATTGCGCTAGCGGTCCTGATCCTGACGCTCTACCTGCTGGGTCTGGTCCTGCAAACCCGGCTCTATGCTGCCATCGAGTGGATCGTGTTGAGACTGCCCCTGGTGCGTCCCACCTATCGAGCGATGCGCGCCTTGGTTTCGTCGCTGGATCAACTCAAAACCACGCCCAGATCCAATCGGGTGGTGCTGGTGCCCTTTCCCCACCCCGGGATGAAGTCCCCCGCCCTAGTAACTCGGGTGCTGACCGACCAACCCACCGGCGAACGCATTTTGTGTGTCTGCATCCTCACCGGGGTTATGCCCCCCGCCGGCTTCACCCTGCTGATCCCTGAACGAGACGCCACCGACACCAACTTGACCCTTCAAGACACCGTGCAGGCGATCGTCTCCGGCGGCATCACCTTGCCCGAGACGGTCATTTATCACGGCCCCCGCACCCGAAGCGAACCCCTTGCCGCCAAGCCGACCGACCGGCGGACTTGA
- the dnaG gene encoding DNA primase, producing MTTHSQSDPSRVKAAVDIVAVIGSYLNLTQVGSNYRGLCPFHDDHNPSLIVSPSHQTFKCWSCGAGGDVFEFVRRYERVDFGEALRMVADRAGITLSRSRSAGSPKPGGNAPASARPTVLAALEWAANWFAETLTLGRTAGADQAAAYLEQRGITSASVARFTLGYASEERDELIRAARLAGFSLDTLEAAGLVGRSAENPKLVRERFRGRLIFPIHDGLGRVVAFGGRLLPDQERRLKEAGRSAAKYLNSPETIVFSKRRVLYGEHLARAAARVRNAVVVVEGYTDVIAAHQVGLTHVVGTLGTALGTEHLGPLRRLADLVYLVFDGDEAGRNAADRTLELFLSHDLDVRVLTLEPGWDPCDLALSRGAAGFEEALGRAVDPLSLAIDRALERYGLNHAPISWSGETVEAGRRAAEAVVGLLARVPANARRQHGLKLARALDVLSHRLRIPLDDLREALNQARRTAKPRRALREQTAALESSRPVSRTVSTEEVGSTSGLPATGIEQFDVIDRELVTLALEHPASVLPWLSRRVPVSSLRDAPLRTILQACYDQLADGGFLEPETASCSSEREPGWSVLLDRLDEPHRAIARALLDPIDAGVLPPRVSPAPWQERLAGAMLRWSERDRLRQIDDLLAALAQVDPLASPEDVQGLRLELDRLSLQRSDLPVPGPREPRGRALDHPSQPRPRPPLGSPTEPDTTDPDV from the coding sequence GTGACGACTCATTCTCAGTCCGATCCGTCGCGGGTGAAAGCGGCTGTTGACATCGTGGCCGTGATTGGTTCGTACCTGAACTTAACGCAAGTTGGTTCGAACTATCGTGGGCTGTGCCCGTTTCACGACGATCACAATCCGTCGCTGATCGTCTCGCCGTCGCATCAGACTTTCAAATGTTGGTCCTGTGGGGCCGGTGGCGACGTGTTCGAGTTTGTGCGTCGCTACGAACGGGTGGATTTCGGAGAGGCATTGCGGATGGTGGCCGACCGGGCGGGGATCACGTTGTCTCGGTCACGGTCGGCGGGATCGCCGAAGCCGGGTGGGAACGCCCCGGCCAGCGCCCGTCCAACCGTGTTGGCCGCCTTGGAGTGGGCCGCGAATTGGTTCGCCGAGACCCTTACGCTGGGTCGAACAGCCGGGGCCGACCAAGCCGCTGCTTACCTGGAACAGCGCGGGATCACCTCCGCAAGCGTGGCACGCTTTACCCTGGGGTACGCCTCGGAAGAACGCGACGAACTGATTCGGGCGGCTCGTTTGGCGGGCTTCAGCCTGGACACGCTGGAGGCAGCCGGGTTGGTAGGCCGTTCTGCCGAGAACCCCAAGCTAGTTCGCGAGCGATTCCGCGGCCGTCTGATCTTTCCGATCCACGACGGCCTGGGCCGGGTCGTCGCTTTCGGCGGTCGCCTTTTGCCCGACCAGGAACGACGGCTCAAGGAGGCGGGTCGCAGCGCGGCCAAATACCTCAATTCCCCCGAGACAATAGTGTTCTCCAAACGTCGGGTGTTGTACGGCGAACATCTGGCGCGGGCTGCGGCCCGCGTTCGCAACGCGGTGGTGGTGGTCGAGGGATACACTGACGTCATCGCCGCCCACCAAGTCGGCCTAACCCACGTCGTCGGCACCCTGGGCACCGCGTTGGGAACCGAACACCTTGGTCCGCTACGCCGGTTGGCCGACCTGGTCTATCTGGTCTTCGACGGCGACGAGGCCGGGCGGAACGCCGCCGACCGAACGTTGGAGCTCTTCCTCAGTCACGACCTGGACGTGCGGGTTTTGACGCTGGAACCAGGTTGGGATCCCTGTGATCTGGCGCTGAGCCGGGGCGCGGCGGGATTCGAGGAGGCTCTAGGACGCGCCGTCGATCCTCTGAGTCTGGCGATCGACCGGGCACTAGAGCGCTATGGCCTGAACCACGCCCCGATCTCCTGGAGCGGCGAGACCGTGGAAGCCGGTCGTCGCGCGGCCGAGGCGGTGGTGGGTCTGCTGGCCCGCGTGCCGGCCAACGCCCGCCGTCAACACGGCCTCAAGCTGGCCCGAGCGCTGGATGTGCTAAGCCACCGGCTGCGGATCCCCCTGGACGATCTGCGGGAGGCGTTGAATCAAGCGCGTCGAACCGCCAAGCCGCGACGGGCCTTGAGGGAGCAGACGGCGGCGTTGGAATCGTCTCGTCCGGTTTCAAGGACCGTCTCGACGGAGGAAGTGGGTTCAACGTCTGGACTTCCCGCCACTGGGATCGAACAATTCGACGTGATTGATCGCGAATTGGTCACGTTGGCCTTGGAACACCCCGCATCGGTCCTACCTTGGTTGAGCCGTCGGGTTCCCGTCTCCAGCTTGCGGGATGCCCCGTTGAGAACGATTTTGCAAGCCTGTTACGACCAGTTGGCGGATGGTGGTTTTCTGGAACCCGAAACCGCGTCCTGTTCGAGTGAGCGGGAGCCCGGTTGGTCCGTCTTGCTTGACCGACTCGACGAGCCTCACCGCGCCATTGCCCGCGCGCTTTTGGACCCGATCGACGCGGGCGTGTTGCCGCCGCGAGTGAGCCCTGCCCCTTGGCAAGAGCGGTTGGCAGGAGCGATGCTCCGCTGGTCCGAGCGTGACCGTCTCCGTCAAATCGACGACCTGTTGGCGGCCCTGGCCCAGGTCGATCCCCTCGCCTCTCCCGAAGACGTCCAGGGCCTTCGTCTTGAACTCGACCGCCTCTCCCTGCAACGGTCGGACCTTCCGGTTCCGGGACCACGGGAACCGCGTGGCCGGGCTTTGGACCACCCGTCCCAACCCCGCCCCCGCCCTCCCCTCGGGTCGCCCACGGAACCAGATACCACCGACCCCGACGTTTGA
- the rpoD gene encoding RNA polymerase sigma factor RpoD: protein MDMLDEGLKALLDLGKRQGFLTMSQINEVLPDDAGSQPDRLDALFNTLEELGVEVLQRDEEADGRIAPGDDLDDESDDLMADPEDLAAVHDHELDPESDADGDPGLDLEEPGSDLDLDLDGDLAVEDLDDMSRRIDDPVRMYLTQMGEIPLLTREQEISLAERIESTRKRFRRRVLECDYALRLVVDVLKKVDSGELPFDRTVKVSMTENLEKNQILGRMPHNLVTLEHLMDCNDRDFRDLLRARGDKEKRRRLARALAIRRRKAVKLVEELSIRTQKVQPLMKRLEQISARMQELLNQIREVRAGRGRLDEHANLEKELRDLMLMTLETPAGLARRVREMNERFKEYEKAKRKLSGGNLRLVVSIAKKYRNRGLSFLDLIQEGNTGLMRAVDKYEWRRGFKFSTYATWWIRQAITRAIADQARTIRIPVHMIETMSKLRNVNKKLLQEKGREPTIEETARAANISIEETRRVMKISRHPISLDRPVGESEDSYFGDFIEDTTAENPINSATQEMLKDKIDQVLKTLTYREREIIKLRYGLGDGYTYTLEEVGRIFKVTRERVRQIEAKAVRKLQHPVRSRQLEGFLESTAT, encoded by the coding sequence ATGGACATGCTGGATGAGGGCCTCAAAGCGCTCCTGGATCTGGGGAAGCGTCAAGGCTTCCTGACCATGAGCCAAATCAACGAGGTCCTGCCCGACGACGCTGGATCTCAACCCGATCGGCTCGATGCGTTGTTCAACACGCTGGAGGAGCTGGGGGTGGAGGTACTCCAGCGCGACGAGGAGGCCGACGGGCGGATTGCCCCAGGTGACGACCTCGACGACGAGTCGGATGACCTAATGGCCGATCCCGAAGACCTGGCCGCCGTCCACGACCACGAACTCGACCCCGAATCCGACGCCGACGGCGACCCTGGCCTCGATTTGGAGGAACCCGGCTCCGACCTGGACTTGGACCTCGACGGGGATTTGGCCGTCGAGGATCTCGACGATATGTCCCGCCGGATCGACGACCCAGTGCGGATGTATCTGACCCAGATGGGCGAGATCCCCCTGCTGACCCGCGAGCAGGAAATCAGCCTGGCCGAACGGATCGAGTCCACCCGCAAACGATTCCGCCGCCGCGTGTTGGAATGCGACTATGCCCTGCGGTTAGTGGTGGATGTCCTCAAAAAGGTGGACAGCGGCGAATTGCCGTTCGATCGCACCGTCAAGGTCTCAATGACCGAAAATCTGGAGAAGAACCAGATTCTGGGCCGGATGCCTCACAACCTGGTCACGCTTGAACATTTGATGGATTGCAACGACCGGGATTTCCGCGACCTGTTGCGAGCCCGCGGCGACAAGGAGAAACGGCGGCGATTGGCCAGGGCGTTGGCGATCCGCCGCCGTAAGGCGGTCAAGCTGGTCGAGGAATTGTCGATTCGCACCCAGAAGGTTCAGCCGCTGATGAAGCGTCTGGAGCAAATTTCCGCCCGGATGCAGGAACTGCTCAACCAAATCCGCGAAGTCCGTGCCGGTCGGGGTCGGCTGGATGAACACGCCAACCTCGAAAAAGAGTTGCGCGACCTCATGCTCATGACCCTGGAGACCCCCGCTGGCCTGGCGCGACGGGTCCGGGAGATGAACGAGCGGTTCAAGGAGTACGAGAAGGCCAAACGCAAGCTCTCCGGCGGCAACCTGCGGCTGGTGGTCTCGATCGCCAAGAAATATCGCAACCGTGGCCTGTCGTTCCTGGACCTGATCCAAGAGGGCAACACCGGCCTGATGCGGGCGGTAGACAAGTACGAATGGCGGCGGGGCTTCAAGTTCAGCACCTACGCAACTTGGTGGATCCGCCAGGCAATCACCCGCGCCATTGCCGATCAAGCCCGGACCATCCGCATTCCGGTGCATATGATCGAAACCATGTCCAAGCTCCGCAACGTCAACAAAAAACTGCTGCAGGAAAAAGGCCGCGAACCCACTATTGAGGAAACCGCGCGGGCGGCCAACATCTCAATCGAAGAAACCCGGCGCGTCATGAAAATCTCGCGTCATCCGATCTCGTTGGACCGTCCTGTAGGCGAGAGCGAGGACAGCTATTTCGGTGACTTCATCGAGGACACGACCGCCGAGAATCCGATCAACTCGGCAACTCAGGAAATGCTCAAAGACAAGATCGATCAGGTTCTCAAAACCCTGACCTACCGTGAGCGGGAAATCATCAAGCTGCGTTATGGCCTAGGAGACGGCTACACCTACACGTTGGAGGAGGTAGGCCGCATTTTCAAGGTCACCCGCGAGCGGGTCCGCCAGATCGAAGCCAAGGCGGTCCGCAAGCTGCAACATCCAGTTCGCAGCCGCCAGTTGGAAGGCTTCTTAGAATCGACGGCGACCTAA
- a CDS encoding TlpA family protein disulfide reductase, whose product MILTLAAMGQPASARLADNGPGRYIPVDPRPSVVVEVVGIDNLKTEWQRAAASKIVNEGNVGPMLEALLIQAADQMLPPLPDRKLQGRDVALVVTHLLQKGGVLALSITPEDSAGVVFAALAGVGSSREAQAAFAKLLTFGQTPTVAKLSNGRSAVVSEVMGMWWLEPETGVLVLTSSPKTAEMVLKTAANPGSSWLQSDARAKLVGPRDGVTPFLAASVDLQSIGSAVGERANTPLPVDLKALGLDGVTSLEFVMGLQGEAMTTTIRLNAPAPRRGLVALLDGQPTVNPARLMGMPREAKEFTVVAADAGLLFDKIRQLAQNIGGAEVVGQFDEAIAKIEAARKLNVRDDILGGIGPNFAFYLQGPAPILGAPGAAPNPLTILTGLTLNPPKFTAIAEVRDPKRFANSLDGLVNLINEAMESAGQLAGGAGLGGGSVEDRKGSKPSFTFTRLNSDGTDTPASLADYQGKVVLVDFWATWCGPCLRELPEIEKLARDYERKKKEVVVLALSQDEGRQGESTRPLIEETLNKNRLGLMEVSNVVVGMDPTGSVGRQLGVEAFPTVLLIDQKGVIRSIHVGYSPEVRKTLTAEIDRLLAGRALPGESRGSGTAGGSTAGLAFRRSSASETPTYILTIPKDALPTPLPASVAPAIVMGQRHVALGLNAKVARDALAAADAGALEVSALDPAIAKALGAAPRDAMALALSDPRATLPNAIKTWPQVFAATLNQVLTGAAAAVPAGGGQAGFGPGGGQAGFGPGDLDEEERGGRVGGFGPPGGSGRGLVPAIGPGGGSSAGMANQPPPGGSSGITLPGGPGGLGGAGGATGPIRFVVPTQAEPKTDVIKSLLFPSTFTIRINDAGLELTTREAFPDLMGSTPISFVIGFLNGFLNASMSSPVGVPGVPGGPGGFAQPPGGFGQPGLAPGPGGSGRSGGPGTIRP is encoded by the coding sequence GTGATCCTGACGCTGGCGGCGATGGGTCAGCCGGCCTCGGCGCGATTGGCTGACAACGGGCCGGGTCGCTACATCCCGGTCGATCCCCGTCCCAGCGTGGTCGTCGAAGTGGTTGGAATCGACAACCTCAAGACCGAATGGCAACGAGCCGCGGCCTCCAAGATCGTCAACGAGGGTAATGTCGGGCCGATGCTGGAAGCGTTGCTGATCCAAGCGGCCGACCAGATGCTGCCGCCGCTCCCCGACCGCAAGCTCCAGGGACGCGACGTGGCGCTGGTGGTTACCCACCTGCTCCAAAAAGGGGGCGTGCTGGCACTGTCGATCACCCCTGAGGACAGCGCGGGCGTTGTCTTCGCGGCTCTGGCCGGGGTGGGTTCCAGCCGCGAGGCGCAGGCTGCCTTCGCCAAACTCTTGACCTTCGGCCAAACCCCCACGGTCGCCAAGCTCTCCAACGGCCGCTCGGCAGTGGTCTCGGAGGTGATGGGGATGTGGTGGCTCGAGCCCGAGACCGGCGTGTTGGTGTTGACCTCCTCACCCAAAACGGCCGAAATGGTGCTGAAAACCGCCGCCAATCCCGGCTCCTCCTGGCTCCAAAGCGACGCCCGCGCCAAGCTGGTCGGTCCCCGCGACGGCGTCACGCCGTTCCTGGCCGCCTCGGTCGATCTCCAAAGCATCGGCTCGGCGGTTGGCGAGCGCGCCAACACGCCGTTGCCCGTCGATCTGAAGGCACTGGGACTCGACGGCGTCACCAGCCTGGAGTTCGTCATGGGTCTGCAAGGCGAGGCGATGACGACCACGATCAGACTGAATGCGCCGGCACCCCGTCGAGGTCTGGTGGCGCTGCTGGACGGCCAACCGACGGTCAACCCAGCCCGGCTCATGGGGATGCCCCGCGAGGCCAAGGAATTCACCGTGGTCGCCGCCGACGCGGGCTTGTTGTTCGACAAGATCCGCCAACTCGCCCAAAACATCGGCGGGGCCGAGGTCGTCGGCCAGTTCGACGAGGCCATCGCCAAGATCGAGGCGGCCCGCAAGCTCAACGTCCGCGACGACATTCTGGGCGGCATCGGTCCCAACTTCGCCTTCTACCTTCAAGGCCCCGCGCCGATCCTCGGCGCGCCAGGAGCCGCCCCCAACCCGCTGACGATTCTCACCGGCTTGACCCTCAACCCGCCTAAGTTCACCGCCATCGCCGAAGTACGCGACCCCAAGCGCTTCGCCAACTCGCTAGACGGCCTGGTCAATCTGATCAACGAAGCAATGGAATCCGCCGGCCAACTCGCCGGGGGCGCGGGCTTGGGCGGCGGTTCGGTGGAGGATCGCAAAGGGTCCAAACCCTCGTTTACATTCACCCGTTTGAATTCTGATGGAACCGACACGCCGGCCAGCCTCGCCGATTATCAAGGCAAGGTGGTGTTAGTCGATTTCTGGGCGACCTGGTGCGGCCCCTGCCTGCGGGAATTGCCCGAGATTGAAAAGCTGGCCCGCGATTACGAACGGAAGAAGAAGGAGGTCGTGGTTCTCGCGCTGAGCCAGGACGAGGGCCGTCAAGGCGAAAGCACCCGACCCCTGATTGAAGAGACGCTCAACAAGAATCGGTTGGGCCTGATGGAGGTTTCCAACGTCGTCGTGGGGATGGACCCCACTGGCTCGGTGGGCCGGCAGCTGGGGGTTGAGGCGTTCCCCACCGTGCTGCTGATCGATCAGAAAGGGGTGATTCGCTCGATTCACGTTGGCTACAGCCCCGAGGTGCGCAAAACCCTCACCGCCGAGATCGACCGTCTGCTGGCTGGTCGCGCCCTGCCGGGCGAGTCTCGAGGCTCGGGAACCGCAGGTGGTTCGACTGCGGGTCTGGCCTTCCGACGCAGCAGCGCTTCGGAGACGCCTACCTACATCCTCACCATTCCCAAAGACGCTTTGCCGACGCCTCTGCCGGCCTCGGTCGCTCCAGCGATCGTCATGGGTCAACGCCACGTGGCGTTGGGTCTCAACGCCAAGGTCGCCCGGGACGCTTTGGCCGCGGCTGATGCTGGCGCGCTGGAGGTCTCGGCGCTGGATCCAGCAATCGCCAAAGCGCTGGGGGCCGCCCCGCGTGACGCCATGGCGCTGGCGTTGAGCGATCCCCGGGCCACCTTGCCCAACGCGATCAAAACGTGGCCGCAAGTTTTCGCGGCAACGCTCAATCAAGTTCTCACCGGAGCCGCAGCAGCGGTTCCTGCCGGTGGCGGTCAAGCGGGGTTTGGTCCCGGTGGCGGTCAAGCGGGGTTTGGTCCGGGCGACTTGGATGAGGAGGAGCGCGGTGGACGCGTGGGCGGCTTCGGTCCTCCGGGAGGCTCAGGACGCGGCCTGGTGCCGGCGATCGGTCCCGGCGGTGGGTCTTCCGCGGGCATGGCCAACCAACCGCCCCCCGGCGGCTCTTCGGGCATAACTCTCCCAGGAGGTCCGGGCGGTCTGGGTGGAGCTGGAGGCGCAACTGGACCAATTCGCTTCGTCGTGCCCACCCAGGCCGAACCGAAGACCGACGTGATCAAGTCGCTGCTCTTCCCCTCTACGTTCACCATCCGCATCAACGACGCGGGCCTCGAGTTGACCACCCGCGAAGCCTTCCCCGACCTGATGGGCAGCACCCCGATCTCGTTCGTGATTGGCTTCCTCAATGGCTTCCTCAACGCGTCCATGTCGTCGCCAGTCGGCGTTCCTGGCGTTCCCGGCGGCCCCGGCGGCTTCGCTCAACCCCCGGGCGGCTTCGGTCAGCCTGGCCTGGCTCCCGGTCCCGGCGGCAGCGGGCGCTCGGGCGGTCCGGGAACGATCCGACCATAA
- a CDS encoding glycosyltransferase family 4 protein, with the protein MISHMFLLIFTVAFMGCVLATPLVTQLASRLGAIDRPDQFRRVHKGQVPRMGGLAVAGGVALALAVASYYDSQGVWLGGMSSLTPPAGGASISPASNAMPLPVVLSAGLLILAVGLIDDSIGMSPRLKLAGQALAVVVLYLGGIRIERFEALGVAIDLSVFNVTIPWGDATLTLGPAGFLVTLFWFLGCMNIWNLIDGMDGLASGVALLVTGTLMLVALHLDNIGPALLAAALAGSLAGFLLYNWHPACIFLGDCGSLLIGLLIGVIGIQGSMKSSATVALLLPLLAMGLPISDTAMAIFRRWVRNLPLTLGDRKHIHHLLIGLGLDPRQAAALLYCFSAFLCGSVLLGVALNNEWLALTLAIMGALAFLVILTSRRDELTLLRSDFTARMTRGRQERLAARVAFETIQRIELSESRTRVWEWLSDAASRLGCRRLEVECFPRHPWETGSASAAVNTCSHRPRFHEDAPLDPHRAFERPIDPSNPSNQTNQPRRTLSESDASWESPSAQVIELRSPLDECWVLRVKLAVNAIHPPIAPDIVARFAQRVCAAGARRWLELGSLELESQPAAVASTVREERTVEPVTTPATVSPLTTSSTEGRELLVPPRTALEPMMMGGMVHHLVDSGAARRYN; encoded by the coding sequence ATGATCTCGCACATGTTCTTGCTGATTTTCACGGTGGCCTTCATGGGTTGCGTCCTGGCGACTCCGCTGGTGACCCAACTGGCCTCGCGGTTGGGGGCGATCGACCGCCCCGACCAATTCCGGCGGGTCCACAAGGGCCAGGTGCCGCGGATGGGCGGCCTCGCGGTTGCGGGCGGCGTTGCCCTGGCGTTGGCAGTGGCCAGTTACTACGACTCGCAAGGGGTCTGGTTGGGAGGGATGAGTTCGTTGACGCCTCCCGCAGGTGGCGCTTCGATCTCCCCGGCCTCCAACGCGATGCCACTGCCAGTGGTCCTCTCCGCCGGTCTGCTCATTCTGGCGGTGGGCCTCATTGACGACAGCATCGGCATGAGTCCTCGGCTCAAGCTGGCCGGACAAGCCCTGGCCGTCGTGGTCCTTTATCTGGGCGGTATCCGAATCGAACGGTTCGAAGCCCTCGGCGTGGCCATTGACTTGAGCGTCTTCAACGTCACCATCCCCTGGGGAGACGCCACGCTGACGTTGGGACCGGCCGGATTCCTCGTCACCTTATTCTGGTTCCTTGGATGCATGAACATCTGGAACCTGATCGACGGCATGGACGGTCTGGCCTCCGGCGTGGCGTTGTTAGTGACCGGCACCCTGATGCTGGTGGCGCTCCACTTGGACAACATCGGTCCAGCGCTGCTGGCCGCAGCCCTGGCGGGGAGTCTGGCGGGGTTCCTGCTTTACAACTGGCATCCGGCCTGCATCTTCCTGGGGGATTGCGGCAGCTTGCTGATCGGGCTGTTGATCGGGGTCATCGGCATCCAAGGTTCAATGAAAAGCTCAGCGACCGTGGCTCTGCTATTGCCTTTGCTGGCAATGGGCCTGCCGATCTCCGACACCGCGATGGCGATCTTTCGCCGCTGGGTACGCAACCTGCCGCTCACCCTGGGCGACCGCAAGCATATTCACCACCTTCTGATTGGGCTGGGACTCGATCCTCGTCAGGCCGCGGCGCTGTTGTACTGCTTTTCGGCTTTCCTGTGCGGTTCGGTGCTGCTGGGCGTGGCGCTCAACAACGAATGGCTCGCGTTGACCCTGGCAATCATGGGAGCGTTAGCGTTCCTGGTCATCCTGACCAGCCGTCGGGACGAGTTGACCCTGTTGCGCTCCGACTTCACCGCGCGGATGACCCGCGGACGCCAGGAGCGACTGGCCGCGCGGGTCGCCTTCGAGACTATCCAACGAATCGAATTGAGCGAGTCCCGAACCCGAGTTTGGGAATGGTTGAGCGACGCGGCCTCGCGGTTAGGTTGCCGGCGTCTGGAAGTGGAATGCTTCCCTCGTCACCCCTGGGAGACCGGTTCGGCATCCGCCGCCGTCAACACCTGCTCTCATCGTCCTCGATTTCATGAAGATGCGCCCCTCGATCCCCATCGCGCGTTCGAGCGTCCAATCGACCCTTCCAATCCTTCCAACCAAACCAACCAACCTAGACGGACGCTCTCGGAATCGGACGCCTCGTGGGAAAGTCCGTCGGCCCAGGTGATTGAATTGCGATCTCCTCTGGACGAGTGTTGGGTGTTGCGGGTGAAGCTGGCGGTCAATGCTATCCATCCGCCAATTGCCCCGGACATCGTCGCCCGGTTCGCGCAGCGCGTGTGCGCGGCGGGCGCTCGAAGGTGGCTCGAACTGGGGTCGCTGGAACTCGAATCGCAACCCGCGGCGGTAGCTTCGACAGTGCGCGAGGAGCGCACGGTCGAACCGGTCACCACACCTGCGACGGTTTCGCCTCTCACCACCAGCTCGACCGAGGGACGCGAATTGCTGGTACCGCCACGCACGGCCTTAGAGCCTATGATGATGGGAGGAATGGTGCATCATCTGGTTGATTCCGGAGCGGCGCGACGTTACAACTAA